The proteins below come from a single Sphingomicrobium sediminis genomic window:
- a CDS encoding DUF885 domain-containing protein, with amino-acid sequence MRLMLAAALLATAAPLHAMQPAPSATERFEEVTERYWQASLENSPLLASSVGVRDYDDQLGDPSIEAMDARAARAAGFLAELHAIPADELDPDDAVAKAILERQLEGVIEGNRFGQRLMLFTNRSGWHQMLAGLAGNLTFRSTEDYENYLKRLAAYPDYNAVALAISSQAVAEGYVLPCAAMGNFEQTITGVIPEDPTASRIYSPFAGDRPDFVAPDKWAELSAEAEALIDGPLRTSYTEHASWYRNSYAPYCAEAVGVSAQPNGEDYYEYRIAQMTTTDLTADEIHEIGLSEVARIRAEMEEVAATAGFDSREAYIADLRTNPVYYAKTPEELMQYVARETKKIDELMPSLFTVLPRLPYGIREIPAEIAPGTTTAYYNPGSPQNGIAGLYYVNTSKLDQRPLFEVPALTVHEGVPGHHHQIALQQEIDMPEWRRQVFFTAFVEGWGLYSERLGIEMGLYDTPAKEMGRLSYEMWRATRLVVDTGLHSKGWSKQQAIDFMLDNTALAEANIEAEVNRYISWPGQALAYKIGELKIRELRGIGEERLGDDFDLRRFHDVVLGSGSVPLDVLEMQVMAWIEAEEESRDQ; translated from the coding sequence ATGCGCCTCATGCTTGCCGCCGCCCTGCTCGCCACTGCCGCCCCGCTGCACGCCATGCAGCCCGCGCCGAGCGCCACCGAACGGTTCGAGGAAGTGACCGAGCGTTATTGGCAGGCGTCGCTGGAAAACAGCCCCTTGCTCGCCAGTTCGGTAGGCGTTCGCGACTATGACGATCAACTTGGCGATCCGTCGATCGAGGCGATGGATGCGCGTGCGGCGCGCGCCGCCGGCTTTCTGGCCGAACTGCACGCCATTCCCGCCGACGAGCTCGACCCCGATGATGCCGTCGCCAAGGCTATCCTCGAGCGACAGCTGGAAGGCGTGATCGAAGGCAATCGGTTCGGCCAGCGCCTCATGCTCTTCACCAATCGCTCGGGCTGGCACCAGATGCTCGCCGGGCTGGCGGGCAACCTCACCTTCCGCAGCACCGAGGATTACGAGAATTACCTGAAGCGCCTCGCCGCCTATCCCGACTATAATGCGGTGGCGCTCGCCATTTCCTCGCAGGCCGTGGCCGAAGGTTATGTCCTGCCCTGTGCGGCGATGGGGAATTTCGAGCAGACCATTACCGGTGTGATCCCCGAGGATCCGACCGCCAGCCGCATCTATTCGCCCTTTGCGGGCGATCGTCCCGACTTCGTCGCGCCCGACAAATGGGCTGAACTGAGCGCCGAGGCCGAAGCGCTGATCGATGGCCCGCTGCGCACTTCCTACACCGAACATGCCAGCTGGTATCGCAACAGCTACGCGCCATATTGCGCCGAAGCGGTCGGCGTGTCGGCGCAGCCCAATGGCGAGGATTATTACGAATATCGCATCGCCCAGATGACGACGACCGACCTCACCGCCGATGAAATCCACGAGATCGGACTGTCCGAAGTCGCACGCATTCGCGCCGAAATGGAGGAGGTCGCTGCGACAGCCGGGTTCGACAGCCGCGAGGCCTATATTGCTGACCTGCGCACCAACCCGGTCTACTATGCCAAGACGCCCGAAGAGCTGATGCAATATGTGGCGCGCGAGACGAAGAAGATCGACGAGCTCATGCCCTCGCTCTTCACCGTCCTGCCGCGGCTTCCCTATGGCATCCGGGAAATCCCGGCGGAGATCGCGCCGGGGACGACGACGGCCTATTACAATCCGGGCAGCCCGCAGAACGGCATTGCCGGGCTCTACTACGTCAACACCTCGAAGCTCGACCAGCGCCCGCTCTTCGAAGTGCCTGCGCTGACGGTGCATGAAGGCGTGCCGGGCCACCACCACCAGATCGCGCTCCAGCAGGAAATCGACATGCCCGAGTGGCGGCGGCAGGTCTTCTTCACCGCCTTCGTCGAGGGCTGGGGGCTTTATTCGGAGCGACTCGGGATCGAGATGGGTCTTTACGACACGCCCGCCAAGGAAATGGGCCGTCTGAGCTACGAAATGTGGCGTGCGACGCGCCTCGTCGTCGACACCGGGCTGCATTCGAAGGGCTGGTCGAAGCAGCAGGCGATCGACTTCATGCTCGACAATACCGCGCTTGCCGAGGCTAATATCGAGGCCGAGGTCAATCGCTACATCAGCTGGCCGGGCCAGGCGCTCGCCTACAAGATCGGCGAACTCAAGATCCGCGAGCTGCGCGGCATTGGCGAGGAGCGCCTCGGCGACGATTTTGACCTGCGCCGCTTCCACGACGTGGTGCTGGGATCGGGTTCGGTCCCGCTCGACGTGCTCGAAATGCAGGTCATGGCATGGATCGAGGCCGAAGAAGAAAGCCGCGACCAGTAA
- a CDS encoding putative DNA modification/repair radical SAM protein — translation MARLDTQSKLEILADAAKYDASCASSGGQKRSSMGGKGMGSTTGSGICHSYAPDGRCISLLKILLTNSCIFDCHYCINRKSSNVRRARFSVEEVVQLTLNFYKRNYIEGLFLSSGIIKSPDYTMEQLVGVARTLREVHDFRGYIHLKTIPDADPELVEAAGRYADRVSINVELPTKKGLAELAPEKDEKRIEGAMGAMRHHILDAKDAKKRYRHAPRFAASGQSTQMIVGADGASDGAIVTRAKGLYDGFGLRRVYYSAFSPIPDPSAVLPLKRPPLMREHRLYQSDWLMRFYGFAPQEVIAATDDKGMLPLDIDPKLAWALKFREHFPVDVNRAGKEQLLRVPGLGTRAVGRILASRRHRRLRLDDVARLTVSIAKVRPFITAEDWRPTHLTDRADLRAQLAPPPAQLDLFDTPRPKAA, via the coding sequence ATGGCCCGCCTCGACACCCAGTCCAAGCTCGAAATTCTCGCCGATGCGGCGAAATATGATGCGTCCTGCGCCTCGTCGGGCGGGCAGAAACGCTCGAGCATGGGCGGCAAGGGCATGGGGTCGACCACGGGCAGCGGCATTTGCCACAGCTATGCCCCCGACGGCCGCTGCATCAGCCTGTTGAAGATCCTGCTAACCAACAGCTGCATCTTCGATTGCCATTATTGCATCAACCGCAAGAGCTCGAACGTGCGCCGCGCGCGCTTCTCGGTCGAGGAGGTCGTGCAGCTCACGCTCAACTTCTACAAGCGCAACTATATCGAGGGGCTGTTCCTCTCCTCGGGCATCATCAAGTCGCCCGATTATACGATGGAGCAGCTGGTCGGCGTCGCGCGGACGCTGCGCGAGGTGCACGACTTTCGCGGCTACATCCATCTGAAGACCATTCCCGATGCCGATCCCGAACTGGTCGAGGCAGCAGGCCGCTATGCCGACCGCGTGTCGATCAATGTGGAGCTACCGACGAAGAAAGGGCTTGCCGAACTCGCGCCCGAGAAGGACGAGAAGCGGATCGAGGGCGCGATGGGGGCGATGCGTCACCACATTCTCGACGCGAAGGATGCGAAGAAGCGCTACCGCCACGCGCCGCGTTTTGCCGCGAGCGGCCAATCGACCCAGATGATCGTTGGCGCCGACGGGGCGAGCGACGGCGCCATCGTGACCCGCGCCAAGGGGCTCTATGACGGGTTCGGCCTGCGCCGCGTTTATTACAGCGCCTTTTCGCCCATCCCCGACCCGAGCGCGGTGCTCCCATTGAAGCGCCCGCCTTTGATGCGCGAGCACCGGCTCTACCAGTCCGACTGGCTGATGCGCTTTTACGGTTTCGCACCGCAGGAGGTGATCGCCGCGACCGACGACAAGGGCATGCTGCCGCTCGACATCGATCCAAAGCTGGCCTGGGCATTGAAGTTTCGCGAGCATTTCCCGGTCGACGTCAATCGTGCCGGCAAGGAACAATTGCTCCGCGTGCCTGGGCTCGGCACCCGCGCGGTGGGACGGATCCTTGCTTCGCGCCGCCACCGCCGACTGCGCCTCGACGACGTGGCGCGCCTGACCGTCTCGATCGCCAAGGTCCGCCCTTTCATCACCGCCGAAGATTGGCGTCCGACCCATCTCACCGACCGGGCGGACCTGCGCGCACAACTCGCCCCGCCGCCGGCGCAACTCGACCTTTTCGACACCCCTAGACCAAAGGCTGCCTGA
- a CDS encoding hemerythrin domain-containing protein, which translates to MTDTIFKQLKNDHETHRKLLDEISEAKGEQRKQLFTNFRMEVTAHAAAEEETLYSTMLEKPDLRHDGQHSVAEHHELDELMGELADMDVDSAEWTKKFKQLRHDYLHHIDEEEEDMFPVAKEGLSEAKAKEMGERFEERKPEEYDRALEGTDLEDNRE; encoded by the coding sequence ATGACCGATACGATTTTCAAACAGCTGAAAAACGACCACGAAACCCATCGCAAGCTGCTCGACGAGATCAGCGAAGCCAAGGGCGAACAGCGCAAGCAGCTCTTCACCAACTTCCGCATGGAAGTGACCGCGCACGCCGCGGCCGAGGAAGAGACGCTTTATTCGACCATGCTCGAAAAGCCGGACCTTCGTCATGACGGGCAGCATAGCGTTGCCGAACATCATGAGCTGGACGAGCTGATGGGCGAGCTTGCCGACATGGACGTGGACAGCGCCGAATGGACCAAGAAGTTCAAGCAGCTGCGCCACGACTACCTCCATCATATCGATGAAGAGGAAGAGGACATGTTCCCCGTCGCCAAGGAAGGGCTGAGCGAAGCCAAGGCCAAGGAAATGGGCGAGCGTTTCGAAGAGCGCAAACCCGAAGAATATGATCGCGCGCTCGAGGGCACCGACCTCGAAGATAATCGCGAATAA
- a CDS encoding UdgX family uracil-DNA binding protein (This protein belongs to the uracil DNA glycosylase superfamily, members of which act in excision repair of DNA. However, it belongs more specifically to UdgX branch, whose founding member was found to bind uracil in DNA (where it does not belong), without cleaving it, appears to promote DNA repair by a pathway involving RecA, rather than base excision.) yields MTKILPDGPQIDQHRVALARPDDFEGWREAARSLIQAGVPPQAVTFEVAGEQAGLFGEDTPLPDDGDREVRVPKGFVPLAKRVALHRDTERYDLLYALLWKLQSNRRALEDRADPLVVRLNALAKEVGRDAHKMHAFVRFREAEDDDGTRMVAWFEPDNHITRAEAGFFIRRFPNMRWSILTPEVCIHWDGETLTETPGATRADAPDGDPVEATWKSYYKSIFNPARVKVKAMTAEMPKKYWKNMPETALIPELLAGAQAREASMIDTSAAQVIDSWEALAREAQRRHGEDNGNSGTQLVFGDGNRDAALMLIGEQPGDEEDKAGRPFVGPAGQLLDQILEEAGIDRAETYVTNAVKRFKYEQRGKRRIHQKPNAGNIEYYRWWVEAERQLVAPQVTVALGATAARALLGKTVTISKVRGEPIALPGGTGLVTIHPSYLLRLPDPGKAAEERARFVEEMKRARSLVEAA; encoded by the coding sequence ATGACCAAAATCCTGCCCGACGGGCCACAGATCGATCAGCACCGCGTGGCCCTCGCCCGCCCCGACGATTTCGAAGGGTGGCGCGAGGCCGCGCGGTCGCTGATTCAGGCGGGTGTCCCGCCCCAGGCTGTGACCTTCGAAGTCGCGGGCGAACAGGCCGGCCTGTTCGGCGAGGACACGCCGCTCCCCGACGACGGGGACCGCGAAGTGCGCGTCCCCAAGGGCTTTGTCCCGTTGGCAAAGCGCGTCGCGCTGCACCGCGACACAGAACGCTACGACCTGCTTTACGCCTTGCTGTGGAAGCTCCAGTCCAACCGCCGCGCGCTCGAAGACCGCGCCGATCCGCTGGTCGTGCGGCTGAATGCGCTCGCCAAGGAAGTCGGCCGCGACGCGCACAAGATGCATGCCTTCGTCCGCTTCCGCGAGGCCGAGGATGATGACGGCACCCGCATGGTCGCCTGGTTCGAGCCCGACAATCACATCACCCGCGCCGAAGCGGGTTTCTTCATCCGCCGCTTTCCCAACATGCGCTGGTCGATCCTGACGCCGGAGGTCTGCATCCATTGGGATGGCGAAACACTGACCGAGACACCGGGCGCGACCCGCGCCGATGCGCCCGACGGCGATCCGGTCGAGGCGACCTGGAAGAGCTATTACAAGAGCATCTTCAATCCCGCGCGAGTGAAGGTGAAGGCGATGACCGCCGAAATGCCCAAGAAATATTGGAAGAACATGCCCGAAACCGCGCTCATTCCCGAGCTGCTGGCGGGCGCACAGGCGCGCGAGGCGAGCATGATCGACACGTCGGCGGCGCAAGTCATCGACAGCTGGGAGGCACTCGCCCGCGAGGCGCAGCGACGCCATGGTGAGGACAATGGCAATTCAGGCACGCAGCTCGTCTTCGGCGACGGCAATCGCGATGCGGCGCTCATGCTGATCGGCGAGCAGCCGGGAGACGAAGAGGACAAGGCCGGACGCCCCTTCGTCGGGCCCGCAGGCCAGCTGCTCGACCAGATCCTCGAAGAAGCGGGCATCGACCGCGCGGAGACTTACGTCACCAACGCCGTCAAGCGCTTCAAATATGAGCAGCGCGGCAAGCGGCGTATCCACCAGAAGCCGAATGCCGGGAACATCGAATATTATCGCTGGTGGGTGGAAGCCGAACGCCAGCTGGTCGCGCCGCAGGTGACCGTCGCGCTGGGCGCCACGGCGGCCCGCGCGCTGCTCGGCAAGACCGTCACGATTTCGAAGGTGCGCGGCGAGCCGATCGCGCTACCCGGGGGCACCGGGCTTGTCACGATTCATCCCAGCTACCTGTTGCGCCTGCCCGACCCGGGCAAGGCAGCCGAGGAACGGGCGCGCTTCGTCGAAGAAATGAAGCGCGCCCGCAGCCTTGTCGAAGCCGCCTAG
- a CDS encoding TonB-dependent receptor → MTKFVSATLRTSLLAGAAFAAAPALAEPVASFDENDVVLDGGEEGPGDPIVVTGTRDGYGQQRSRSATRTDADLNDVPQSISIVTDEQIADQALRSVADVVRYVPGISAESGEGHRDAIIIRGQSSTADFYTDGLRDDVQHYRGLYNVERVEILKGPNALVFGRGGGGGVVNRVLKRPFHEEYFAGGVSIDNEGAGFAEIDLNSPLGSTVEGRLVAVYERFDDFRDIEGERFAINPTLSWHVGEATRLDLGYEYAKDERDVDRGLPPAREGTVADPARAVEGFDTTFFGVRGQNRTDFEKQVVDARLEHELAPGVLFTSKALYGDYDKIYTNALPSSAVTDIDGVDSVKITAYQDFTYRQNFLVTNDLVAEFDTGSIGHTLLIGADYARQDTEAGRLRGFFDGLPADEKSPNGRETFVPLADPVDIPAITYRSGSGERRADTDVEALGLFVQNQFRIGETVEVIAGLRHDWVDVRVRDFIGDTDLERSDSLWSPRLGVVLMPKRPLSFYASWSRSYLPQSGDQFSSLSVTTAALEPERFTSVEAGVKWRIMDGLDLTMAAYRLDRTNVRATDPDTFETVLTGEQRAEGIEMEMHGKIGRFSLSGGVAFQNAEITQDTAAAPAGRQVADLPDFEATLWGRYDVTERLGLGIGVNHRSSMFTSFSNEVIIDPVTRLDGALFYDLGDKIALQVNVENILGEDGIEFAHNDNNLYPVAPRNVRGTIRFAF, encoded by the coding sequence GTGACCAAATTCGTTTCCGCTACCCTTCGTACCAGCCTGCTCGCGGGCGCCGCTTTCGCGGCCGCGCCTGCGCTCGCCGAGCCAGTCGCCAGCTTCGATGAGAATGATGTCGTCCTCGATGGCGGCGAAGAGGGGCCGGGCGATCCGATCGTCGTCACCGGCACGCGCGATGGCTATGGCCAGCAGCGCAGCCGTAGCGCCACGCGCACCGATGCCGACCTCAACGACGTGCCGCAGTCGATCAGCATCGTCACCGACGAGCAGATTGCCGACCAGGCGCTGCGCAGCGTCGCCGATGTCGTGCGTTACGTGCCCGGCATTTCGGCCGAATCGGGCGAGGGCCATCGCGACGCCATCATCATTCGCGGCCAGTCCTCGACTGCCGACTTCTACACGGACGGCCTGCGCGACGACGTCCAGCATTATCGCGGTCTCTACAATGTCGAGCGCGTCGAGATCCTGAAGGGCCCCAATGCGCTGGTCTTCGGTCGCGGCGGCGGCGGCGGTGTCGTCAACCGCGTGCTCAAGCGTCCCTTCCACGAAGAATATTTTGCAGGCGGCGTGTCGATCGACAATGAAGGCGCCGGTTTTGCCGAAATCGACCTCAACAGCCCGCTTGGGTCCACCGTCGAAGGGCGACTGGTTGCCGTCTATGAACGATTCGACGATTTCCGCGACATTGAGGGCGAGCGCTTCGCAATCAATCCGACCTTGTCCTGGCATGTTGGCGAGGCGACGCGTCTCGACCTCGGCTATGAATATGCCAAGGACGAACGCGACGTCGATCGCGGCCTGCCGCCGGCGCGCGAAGGCACGGTAGCCGATCCGGCCCGCGCGGTCGAAGGCTTCGACACTACCTTCTTCGGCGTGCGCGGGCAGAACCGCACCGACTTCGAAAAACAGGTCGTCGACGCGCGCCTCGAGCATGAACTCGCACCGGGCGTGCTGTTCACCTCGAAGGCGCTCTATGGCGACTATGACAAGATCTACACCAACGCGCTGCCGTCCAGCGCGGTGACCGACATCGATGGCGTCGATAGCGTGAAGATTACCGCCTATCAGGACTTCACCTATCGCCAGAACTTCCTCGTCACCAACGATCTGGTCGCCGAGTTCGACACGGGGTCGATCGGGCACACCTTGCTGATCGGTGCCGACTATGCGCGCCAGGATACCGAAGCCGGCCGCTTGCGCGGCTTCTTCGACGGCCTGCCCGCCGACGAGAAGAGCCCCAATGGCCGCGAGACCTTCGTCCCGCTGGCCGATCCGGTCGACATTCCGGCGATCACCTATCGCAGCGGCTCGGGCGAACGCCGCGCCGATACCGATGTCGAGGCGCTGGGCCTGTTCGTTCAGAACCAGTTCCGCATCGGCGAGACGGTCGAGGTCATTGCCGGGCTGCGCCATGACTGGGTCGACGTGCGCGTGCGCGATTTCATCGGCGATACCGACCTCGAGCGCTCTGACTCGCTGTGGAGCCCGCGTCTCGGCGTGGTGCTGATGCCCAAGCGTCCGCTGAGCTTCTATGCCAGCTGGAGCCGGTCCTACCTGCCGCAGTCGGGCGACCAGTTCTCGTCGCTGTCGGTGACCACTGCCGCACTGGAGCCGGAGCGTTTCACCAGTGTCGAAGCAGGCGTCAAATGGCGCATCATGGACGGGCTCGACCTCACCATGGCCGCCTATCGCCTCGACCGCACCAATGTGCGCGCCACCGACCCCGACACGTTCGAGACGGTCCTCACCGGCGAACAGCGCGCCGAGGGTATCGAGATGGAGATGCACGGCAAGATCGGACGCTTCTCGCTATCGGGCGGCGTCGCCTTCCAGAATGCCGAGATCACGCAGGACACGGCTGCTGCGCCGGCCGGGCGCCAGGTTGCCGACTTGCCCGATTTCGAAGCGACTTTGTGGGGTCGCTATGACGTGACCGAGCGCCTCGGCCTCGGCATCGGCGTCAACCACCGTTCGAGCATGTTCACCAGCTTCTCCAACGAAGTGATTATCGATCCGGTGACCCGCCTCGACGGCGCGCTCTTCTACGATCTTGGCGACAAGATCGCGCTGCAGGTCAATGTCGAGAATATCCTCGGCGAGGACGGCATCGAATTCGCGCATAACGACAACAATCTCTATCCGGTCGCGCCGCGCAATGTGCGCGGGACCATCCGCTTCGCCTTCTAG
- a CDS encoding chromosome segregation SMC family protein yields MKFKRLKLSGFKSFVEPTELRIERGLTGVVGPNGCGKSNLLEAIRWVMGEGSPKSLRGGGMEDVIFAGTQARPPRDFAEVSLLVDRDAQEAGEDQAGEMEVTRRIERGAGSAYRMNGRDVRAKDVSLLFADAATGAHSPALVSQGKIGAVIAAKPQQRRQLLEEAAGISGLHARRKDAEQKLRAAENNLERLDRILGEQAARAASLKRQAKAAERYRILSEQIRNLEAQLTYAQWREADAAAKKAEADAKAAEGKVDELRGAQEEAQKAQYLAARELTTAREAAIAARSAGQELAHKLATARAEEQTVLRRIAELDNADAALMADRAREEALKEDAARAIDALDKERETIEATLANDEQEAEKLAKALGKAEDKAGEAEAALAALLAKEAAGRAERRVAEAALDAAESQAARVQNELRRLAEQEAALDAGDDYRAALEQAEKAANEAEARAEQAERAIAEAEAERDKAVGERDAAEAARADARAALASVEAEYRTLKAALAEGGSGALAGIKAAPGYERALAAALGEDLQADVGGDGPRRWEGAAGAGDPDLPKGAEALSKHVTAPDALKRRLDMIAVVEKDDGQALAAGQRLVTRDGVMRRWDGFVVSGEGAAAAERLERANRAEALGSELPRLTKEAEAADASRDAIERRIVKARETEQDARSRLARSEEARRIAARDADRARAAIERQDERKAALIERREELKPLSESAEERLAEAQRQLAALPDDDHMARDVEKAREKAADAGKAVADQRAAVATRQQTIRAARERHGAAGKEQSDWRARARDAEKRLEETGARAERQAEERKALAGRPDEIRAAIAKLEADSGSGAKAASEARAEEEKAQAALSQADAELAKRAEAFSSARETRAAATARAEAASQRRMDQVRASLEAYEAQPGSLPARFEFDPDALDKASAIRDEVQKLTAQRERIGPVNLVAERELAELEGEQSDNAVEREELGEAINRLRGSIGHLNREGRVRLLEAFEAVDEHFKSLFTTLFGGGQAHLELVESDDPLEAGLEIMAQPPGKKLSALTLLSGGEQALTAVALIFAIFLTNPAPICVLDEVDAPLDDANVERFCDLLERMNRETQTRYLIVTHNAVTMSRMDRLYGVTMIEQGVSRLVSVDLGAAEELIAAE; encoded by the coding sequence GTGAAGTTCAAGCGGCTCAAACTGTCCGGGTTCAAAAGTTTCGTCGAACCCACCGAGCTCCGGATCGAGCGGGGGCTGACCGGCGTGGTCGGCCCCAATGGCTGCGGCAAGTCCAACTTGCTCGAAGCCATCCGCTGGGTAATGGGCGAGGGCAGTCCCAAGTCGCTGCGCGGCGGCGGGATGGAAGACGTGATCTTCGCCGGCACGCAGGCGCGCCCCCCGCGCGATTTCGCCGAAGTCAGCCTCTTGGTCGATCGGGACGCGCAGGAAGCGGGCGAGGACCAGGCCGGCGAGATGGAAGTCACGCGCCGCATCGAGCGCGGGGCGGGCAGTGCCTATCGTATGAATGGCCGCGACGTGCGCGCCAAGGATGTCTCGCTGCTTTTTGCCGACGCGGCGACCGGGGCGCATAGCCCGGCGCTGGTCAGCCAGGGCAAGATCGGCGCGGTGATTGCTGCAAAACCGCAGCAGCGCCGCCAGCTGCTCGAAGAAGCGGCGGGCATTTCCGGCCTCCATGCGCGGCGCAAGGATGCCGAGCAGAAATTGCGCGCGGCGGAGAATAATCTCGAACGGCTCGACCGCATCCTCGGTGAGCAGGCAGCGCGCGCCGCGTCCTTGAAACGCCAGGCCAAGGCGGCCGAGCGCTATCGCATCCTGTCCGAACAGATCCGCAACCTCGAGGCACAGCTGACCTATGCGCAATGGCGCGAGGCCGATGCGGCGGCGAAGAAGGCGGAAGCCGACGCCAAGGCGGCCGAAGGCAAGGTCGATGAGCTGCGTGGCGCGCAGGAAGAGGCGCAGAAGGCGCAATATCTCGCAGCGCGTGAGCTGACGACGGCGCGCGAGGCAGCGATTGCGGCTCGGTCGGCCGGACAGGAGCTGGCGCACAAGCTCGCCACCGCGCGGGCCGAGGAGCAGACGGTGCTGCGCCGGATCGCCGAGCTCGATAATGCCGATGCCGCGCTGATGGCCGACCGGGCGCGCGAAGAGGCGCTCAAGGAAGATGCCGCGCGGGCGATCGACGCGCTCGACAAGGAACGCGAGACGATCGAAGCGACGCTCGCCAATGACGAGCAGGAGGCCGAGAAGCTCGCCAAGGCGCTCGGTAAGGCGGAAGACAAAGCCGGCGAAGCCGAAGCGGCGTTGGCGGCGTTGCTGGCCAAGGAGGCGGCGGGGCGGGCCGAGCGACGCGTGGCGGAAGCCGCGCTCGATGCTGCCGAGAGCCAGGCGGCTCGCGTCCAGAATGAATTGCGACGACTGGCCGAGCAGGAAGCGGCGCTCGATGCGGGCGACGATTATCGTGCCGCGCTTGAGCAAGCCGAGAAGGCAGCCAACGAGGCCGAAGCCCGCGCCGAACAGGCCGAGCGCGCCATTGCCGAGGCTGAAGCCGAACGCGACAAGGCTGTGGGCGAGCGCGATGCCGCCGAGGCCGCGCGCGCCGACGCTCGCGCCGCGCTGGCGAGCGTGGAGGCCGAATATCGCACCTTGAAGGCTGCGCTTGCCGAGGGGGGCAGCGGGGCACTGGCGGGCATCAAGGCGGCGCCGGGCTATGAGCGGGCGCTGGCAGCAGCGCTGGGCGAGGATTTGCAGGCCGATGTCGGCGGCGATGGCCCGCGGCGCTGGGAGGGCGCGGCAGGGGCGGGCGATCCGGACCTGCCCAAGGGCGCCGAGGCGCTCAGCAAGCATGTGACCGCACCCGACGCGTTGAAGCGACGCCTCGATATGATTGCGGTAGTCGAAAAGGATGACGGTCAGGCGCTGGCTGCGGGCCAGCGGCTGGTGACGCGTGATGGCGTCATGCGGCGCTGGGACGGGTTCGTCGTGTCGGGCGAGGGGGCTGCTGCGGCCGAACGGCTGGAGCGGGCCAATCGCGCCGAGGCGCTTGGCTCGGAACTGCCGCGCCTGACCAAGGAAGCCGAAGCTGCCGACGCATCGCGCGATGCGATCGAGCGGCGGATCGTGAAGGCGCGCGAGACCGAACAGGATGCACGCTCGCGGCTGGCGCGGAGCGAGGAAGCGCGGCGCATTGCTGCGCGCGATGCCGACCGCGCCCGCGCCGCGATCGAGCGACAGGATGAGCGTAAGGCGGCGTTGATCGAACGTCGCGAGGAATTGAAGCCCTTGTCGGAAAGCGCCGAAGAGCGGTTGGCCGAAGCGCAACGCCAATTGGCAGCGCTGCCCGACGACGATCACATGGCGCGCGATGTCGAGAAAGCGCGCGAAAAAGCCGCGGATGCCGGCAAGGCGGTGGCCGACCAGCGTGCCGCGGTAGCGACGCGCCAGCAGACTATCCGCGCCGCGCGCGAGCGCCATGGTGCAGCAGGGAAGGAGCAATCCGACTGGCGCGCCCGTGCCCGCGATGCCGAAAAGCGGCTTGAGGAAACCGGTGCGCGTGCCGAGCGGCAGGCCGAAGAGCGCAAGGCGCTGGCCGGGCGCCCCGACGAAATTCGCGCGGCCATTGCCAAGCTGGAAGCCGATAGCGGGTCGGGTGCCAAGGCCGCCTCCGAAGCGCGCGCGGAGGAAGAGAAGGCGCAGGCGGCGCTGAGCCAAGCCGATGCCGAGCTCGCCAAGCGCGCCGAGGCCTTCTCGAGCGCGCGCGAGACCCGCGCCGCCGCAACGGCCCGGGCGGAAGCGGCAAGCCAGCGGCGCATGGACCAAGTTCGCGCCAGCCTCGAAGCCTATGAAGCGCAGCCCGGCAGCTTGCCCGCACGCTTCGAGTTCGATCCCGACGCATTGGACAAGGCCTCGGCCATCCGCGATGAGGTCCAGAAGCTGACCGCACAGCGCGAGCGGATCGGTCCGGTCAACCTGGTTGCCGAACGCGAGCTGGCCGAGCTTGAAGGCGAACAGTCGGACAATGCGGTCGAGCGCGAAGAATTGGGCGAGGCGATCAATCGGCTGCGCGGCTCGATCGGCCATTTGAACCGCGAAGGACGCGTGCGCCTGCTCGAGGCGTTCGAAGCGGTAGACGAGCATTTCAAGAGCCTGTTCACGACCCTGTTCGGGGGCGGGCAGGCGCATCTCGAACTGGTGGAATCCGACGATCCGCTGGAAGCCGGTCTCGAAATCATGGCGCAACCGCCAGGCAAGAAATTGTCGGCACTGACCCTCTTGTCGGGGGGCGAGCAGGCGCTGACCGCGGTCGCGCTCATCTTCGCCATCTTCCTCACCAACCCGGCGCCCATCTGCGTGCTCGATGAAGTCGATGCGCCATTGGACGATGCCAATGTCGAGCGCTTCTGCGACTTGCTGGAACGGATGAACCGCGAGACGCAGACACGCTACCTGATCGTCACCCACAATGCCGTGACGATGAGCAGGATGGACCGGCTCTATGGCGTGACGATGATCGAACAGGGCGTCAGCCGCCTGGTCTCGGTCGACCTCGGCGCCGCGGAGGAATTGATCGCCGCGGAATAA